TGGACCCCACGTTGGGCTCCTCCAGGGCGGCCTCGACCTCGGCGTCGGTGGCGTCGGCGGGCAGGTCCGGCGCCAGGCTCACCTGGCGGTCCTCGGGCAGCTTGGCGTCCTGGAAGGTGTCCACCAGGCTGAAGCCGAGCAGGCCCACCAGGATCAGCCCGACGAAGGCGGCGCCGTACCAGTTCTTGCGGGTGAGCTCGGCGTCGCTGCCGAGCCGGGCCCGGGTGAGCATGACGCCGAAGAGGAACAGCACCACGACGGCACCGATGTAGACCATCACCTGGGTGACGGCGACGAACTCGGCGGCCAGCAGCACGTACTGGGCGGCTGCGCCGGCCAGGACCAGCACCAGCCACATGGCGGCGTGGACGACGTTCTTGGTCGTCACCACGCGCAGGGCCGACACGACCATGACCACGGCGATGACGCCGAAGCCGATGGTCTGGGCCACGTTGATGGGGTCGTCGGTGCCCGGGAGGGGCATCGTGCTGGCGAGCATCACGTCGGCGGGACCTTCTTCACCTTCTGCTCGGAGCCGGCCTCGTAGGCCTCGAAGGCCGGCACCGTCTCCATCCACTCGCCCAGCCGCTCCTTGTCGTGGAGGAGGTCGGCGATGCGGGGCTCGGAGTACTCGTACTCGGGGGTCCAGAACAGGGCCTCGAAGGGGCAGACCTCGACGCAGATGCCGCAGTACATGCAGAGCGAGTAGT
Above is a window of Iamia majanohamensis DNA encoding:
- a CDS encoding NADH-quinone oxidoreductase subunit J, whose protein sequence is MLASTMPLPGTDDPINVAQTIGFGVIAVVMVVSALRVVTTKNVVHAAMWLVLVLAGAAAQYVLLAAEFVAVTQVMVYIGAVVVLFLFGVMLTRARLGSDAELTRKNWYGAAFVGLILVGLLGFSLVDTFQDAKLPEDRQVSLAPDLPADATDAEVEAALEEPNVGSNTAAISDSLFTQYLVPLEVVAVLLTAALVGAIVIARRD